ATTCCGATATTGATTGGAGCAAGTCGGTGGCGGAAATTGACCGGCAGCTCTACCACAAATATGACCTGACTGCAGACGAGATCGAATTTATCGAGACCCATGTAAAGGAGATGGCATAATGGCTGGCATAACCCTGCGCACTGCCCGGCAGGTGGTGCCCATGATCTACGCCTATACCACCCCGGAAATTGCCCGGCACAACGGCTGGACGAAGATCGGCTACACCGAGCAGTCGGTGGACAAACGCCTGAAACAGCAGACCCACACCGCCGATGTGCTGTTCCACGAGGAGTGGCGGGGCAATGCCGTCTACGATGACGGCAGCGGTGAGGTGTTCACCGACCACGATTTCCACGCCTACCTCCGCAAGCTGAACGTGGAGAACGACCGCAAAAATGAGTGGTTCCATCTGGATGGGGAGCAGTCCCGGCGCTATTTTCAGGATTTCCGCATGAACCGGGGCAGGGTAAAGCTGGATGCCGCCATCCCCTACACTCTGCGGAAGGAGCAGGCAGAGGCCGTGGCGCAGACCAAAGCCTATTACCAGAGCCACCCCGGCGGGGAATACCTCTGGAACGCCAAGCCCCGCTTTGGCAAGACCCTCTCCGTCTACGACTTCTGCAAGCAGGTGGATGCACAGACGGTACTCATCGTCACCAACCGCCCCGCCATTGCCAATAGCTGGTACAGCGACTATGTGCGCTTTCTGGGCAGGGAGTCCGGCTATCTCTTCGTCAGCCATGTGGATGCCCTTGCCGGGCAGCCCCATGTGCTGGACGAGCAGGGCTATCTGGATGCCGCCGCGCAGGGCGAGGAACTGTATAAGCGCATTGAGTTCGTCAGCCTGCAGGATATGAAAGGCTCGAAATATTTCGGCGGCGAGTACGACAAGCTGCGCCACCTGACCGAGCTGAACTGGGATGTGCTGGTCATCGACGAAGCCCACGAGGGCGTGGATACCTACAAGACCGACCTTGCCTTTGACCGCATCCACCGCCGCTTCACGCTGCACCTGTCCGGCACGCCCTTCAAGGCGCTGGCGAACGATAAGTTTGCCGGGGATGCCATCTTCAACTGGACCTACGCCGACGAGCAGGCCGTCAAGCGGAACTGGCAGGGTGAACCGGGGCAGCAGAACCCCTATGCAAACCTCCCCATGCTCAACCTCTACACCTACCAGATGTCCGAGATCATCCGGGACGAGATCCGGCAGGGTGTAGAGATCGACGGCGAAACGCAGGAATTTGCCTTTGACCTGAACGAGTTCTTTAAGGTAAAGCCCAGCGGCAGCTTTGAGCACGAAGCCGAGGTGGACCGCTTTCTGGATGCCATGACCACCCAGAACAAATTTCCGTTTTCCACCCCGGAACTGCGTGCCGAGCTGAAACACACCTTCTGGCTGCTGAACCGGGTGGACAGCGCCAGAGCGCTGGCAAAAAAGCTGCAGGCGCACCCGGTATTCCGGGACTATGAGGTGATCCTTGCCGCCGGTGACGGCAAGCTGGACGACACGGACGAGAACCAGAAGAGCTTTGACCGGGTAAAAGCCGCCATCGCCCACCACGAAAAGACCATCACCCTGTCGGTGGGGCAGCTCACCACCGGCGTGACCATCCCGGAATGGTCGGCGGTGCTGATGCTCTCCAACCTGAAAAGCCCGGCGCTGTATATGCAAGCGGCGTTCCGTGCCCAGAACCCCTGCCTTTTCCATGAAAACGGCACCTTCCGCCGCAAAGAGAACGCCTATGTGTTCGATTTTGACCCCGCCCGCACCCTGCTGATCTACGAGCGGTTCGCCAACGACCTTTCACAGGACACCGCCAGCGGCAAGGGCGACACCGAGGAGCGCAAGGCGCACATCCAGAATCTGCTCAACTTCTTCCCGGTCATTGGTGAGGACGAGGAAGGGGAGATGATCCCGCTGGATGCAGAAAAAGTCCTCAGCATCCCCCGCAAGATCAAGTCCAAGGAAGTGGTGCGGATGGGCTTCCAGAGCAATTTCCTGTTCCAGAACATTTCCAACGTGTTCAGTGCCCCGCAGGAGGTGCTGGACATTCTGCAAAACTTCCAGCCCATCAGCGAAGCGAAAGCAAAGCCCATCCAGATCACCCCGGAGACCGGCGCAGACCTTTCCCTGAACGACAAGGGCGAGGTGGATTTGGACGAGGGCTACGTCATCGGCAAGGCGGCGGATGTGTTCGGGGCAAAAATTTACGAGAGCACCCCGGCGCTGGACACCGCCCTGCAAGACCTGACAGATGCTCCGGCTCCTGCCAAAGAAGAGCATCTGGAACCCCTGAAAAAGAGCATCACCAAGGAGATCATCACCCCCATGGTGGAGCAGGCAAAGCAAGAGTATGGCCGCGACCTGAAGCTGTCCGACCAGAAGCGGTTTGAGAGCACCGCCAAAGCCAAAATGGACGTGGCGGTGAACAAGGTGGTGGACAACTACCGCATCGACCAGAGCCAGTTGGAGACCCAGCGCACCCAGCAGCTGCAAAGCTGCACCACCGCCCAGCAGCGCCAGCAGGTGAACCGGGAGTTTGACGCAAAGCAGCAGCAGAGCACCGCCGCCCTGATGGAGACCTTGCAATCCACCATCCAGCAGGCAGCGCAGGAGATGCAGCAGACCATCGTGCGCACTGTGGAGACCAACCAGAAGGAGCAGGAGAAAAAGGGCTACGAGGACACCGTCCGTGACCATCTCCGGGGCTTCTCCCGCACCATCCCGTCCTTCCTCATGGCGTATGGCGACGAGACCGTGACACTGGCAAACTTTGATCAGATCATCCCGGACAAGGTCTTTCAGGAGGTCACCAGCATCACGCTGGAGCAGTTCCGCTTTTTGCGGGACGGCGGACCGTACATCAACCAGACTACCGGACAGGAGGAGCACTTTGCAGGCCACCTGTTCGACCCGGTGGTGTTTGACGATTCGGTGAAGGAGTTTTTGAACCTGAAGGTCAAGCTGGCGGATTACTTTGACGAGAGCCGCACCGAGGATATCTTCGATTACATCCCGCCCCAGAAAACCAACCAGATCTTCACCCCAAAGTGGGTGGTGAAAAAGATGGTGGACTTGCTGGAGCAGGAAAACCCCGGCTGCTTCGATGACCCCGGCAAGACCTTCCTGGACCCCTACATGAAGTCCGGCCTGTACATTACGGAAATCGTCAAGCGGCTCTACCGCAGCGAGAAGATGCGGCAAATCTTCCCGGACGATAACGCCCGGCTGGAACATATCTTTGCCAAGCAGGTCTATGGGCTTGCCCCGACAGAGATCATCTACCGCATTGCCATCAGCTATATTCTGGGCTTTGCAAAGGATCACGGCATCACTGCCCACCATATCCGTCAGGCGGATACGCTGGAATTTGCCAAGGCGGGCACCATGGAAAGGGAACTGGATAAGATCTTCAGAGATTGAAAAACAGAATACAGCATAAAACCAAGGGCGGCTGTCTGCATGTGTGCAGATGGCCGCCTTTTTGTGCTATGCCTGTTACAAAAATGAAAGCTGTTGGATACATCATATCGAACAGGACGAGCGGTCTCATTCTCTCTCTTTTACCAAAGTTTCCCTTGTGTTTTCTTGCAAGCTGACAAAAGTGGCGTGTTTTCAAAACTTTTTGTTGACACAACTCGATTTTTGTGGTAATCTATCCCAACAATTTAATATAACATATTTACTTAGAGTTTCAGCTCGGCTCCCGAAGGAGCCGGAGCAAGTTTTTAACTTTCTATCGCTACATAACGAACCCGAACCAAGGCCATCCCGGAAGGGATGGTCAGATTCAGGTTGTTGTGTGGCGATTTTTTATTGCCAAATCCAGCACCGCACCTTGAAAACCGCATGACCGTCTGCATGGGATACCCGGCGATGACCCCGCAAGGGAGAGCCGGAAAACGCCGCCGGAAGGGGGCAGGAAAGCCATGCAGGGAGAACGGCACACCCAATATCAACTGGTCAAAATGGCCAGTTGATGTGGTGAATGACACAAAGCGTCATTCACCAGAAAAACTTTCTGCGTTACGGCTGACCCCATGTGGACATTTTGACCACATGGGTGAATTGCCGCAGCTTGAATCAATGTAGACAATTTGTCCACATTGACTCCGTTCGTGTTACGTTTGACCTCGACTTGACATTTTGTCAAGCCACGGTGAAAAGTGGTGGGTTACGAAAACCGTAACTCACCACTTGGAAGTGGTAAATGGACAAAATGTCCACTTACCACCCAGCCATAACGCACAGATTTTGGTTGGTGGTCATTTTGACCATCAACCAAACAATTGCAACACTTTATTGTACAAAAGTGGCTGTTACCATTTTGATAACAGCCACGCTTCCGTAACACTTTTGGCAAATAATGCTTTTCATTATCCACCACACACCCGTAACAGCCAAAGGAGGATGCCTATGACAACAGAACAATGGGAACGCGAAAATCAGGACACCCTGATGGAATATTTCATTGATGGCGCCCCCAGTGTGCGCAGAATCCAATGTGAATACTGCCGCAAGGCTATCTACACCCAGACCCGAAACCGCAAATATTGCAGCTTTCAGACCTGCGGTCACAAGATGTTGAATCTGCGGAAAAGCCTTAAAAAGCGTGCCGAACGTGGAACGTATACCTGCGCTTGCTGCGGGGAGCAGTTCTTACCGATCCGGGCAGATGCCAGATATTGCAGCAATGCCTGCCGGCAGAAAGGCTACCGCCAGCGCAAAGCGAATGCTGCTTCTATCCGGTAAAGTGGTGCTTCCCATTTTGGAAAGTACCACTTTACCGTAACGACTAATCGCTCGCTCCCAAATCCCCACAGTGGGAATTTGGGCGATTATCTGAAATCAAGTTCCGCTTTCCGTAACTTGATTTTAGCCGTAACGAAGCCACCGGAGTTATCATTTTGAGAACTTCGGTTTTATCTGTAACACGTCACCCCCACTCCGTAAAAATCAGGTGATCAAAATGAGCACTTGATTCTACCTGTAACGCCTCAAGGTCGTTGAAAATCAGGTTGCCAAGATGACAACCTGATTCTGACCGTAACAGAATCAGTGGGTCAAAATGGCCCACTGAAAAAGCCGGACGAGCTGTTTTTCTGGACAGCTTGCCCGGAGCAAGAGTGCAGAGGTGCGGGTCGCCAGTGGCGACCTCAAAAGGCCGCAGGCATTTTGAAGCACCGACCGAGCCGACAGGCGAGACCGCAGCCCTTTGAAGGGAGTCAAGGGGGAACGCCTTGCCCAGTGATATGATGCTGTGCGTCATATCCTACTGGGTATTATCTGGCGCAAAACGGCGGCAGATCCAGCAGCTCCGCTGCTGCGTTCTCCCACGCCAAGAAGTCGAAACGGAGGGATGTCTATCTGAAATTAACACGACACAACGGACGAGCTGGGACCCATGGCACCTATAACCCCAAACACAATGACCGGAGTTTCAACCTTGCCAACAGCGAGCACATCGACCCGGAACGAGCCAAGGGCAACATCTACTGGGACTGCTTCCACGGTTTCCGTTCGGCTCTCGATCCGCAAGACCCGGATGATCTGGCTGCGACCTTCTCGGAGGTAGAGCAGCAATTCTACGAGAACCGCTATTCCAACTTTGTGGAAAGCCAGAACGAGCGCAACGCCAAGATCCGGCACACAGAGCGCAACCGCTCCATTCCCGACCTACTGTCCAGCCGCAAGACCTGCCCGGAGGAGACCATCTACCAACTTGGAACGCTGGATGAACACGCTTCGGCAGAGGACTTGCTGAGCGTCGTCACAGAGTTCATCGAGGAGTTCAAGGCCAAGTATGGCGACCACGTTCATGTGCTGGACTGGGCACTGCATCTGGACGAAAGCACACCCCACATCCATGAGCGTCATGTGTTCGACTGCGAGAACAAGTACGGCGAGGTGGCACCCCAGCAGGAAAAGGCGTTGGAAGCGTTGGGCTTCGAGCTGCCCGACCCGGCCAAACCCTCAGCCGCCGCAACAACCGCAAGATCACCTTTGATGCAGCCTGCCGGAAGATGCTGTTTGAGATCGCCAAGCGGCATGGTCTGGAATTGGAGGAAGATGCGGAGTACGGCAACCGCAAATATCTGGAAAAGCAGGATTTCATTCTTGCCAAGCAGAAGGAGCAGCTTGCCGCCCAGCAGAGCAAGCTGGACGAACTGACCCTCAAGGTCAACGACATGGAAACGCTGATCGATGAAGTTTCGGCAGCGGCCTACGACAAGGCGGTGGAGGTCGTGACGGACATGGTACGCACCGAGACCCGCAAGGAAGATATGCGGATGATCGAGGACACGAGGAAGTGGGTGCTGTCCCCGGAACGCAAGGCTCCGCAGGCCACGAGAGAGTACGCCGCCCATCGGTTGGATACCGTGTTGGACAAGTTCCTCAAGACCATGCAGACCACCGCCGCCCGTTTGCAGAACAAGCTGCTGAAGCCGGAAGTCCGGCAGAAGTGCAAGGAGCAGGTCAAGGAGAAAGCACGGGATTCCGTTCTGCAACTGCTGAACCGCTTGCAGGCAGAACAGGCGCAGCGGAATCCATCTGCACCGCCTACCGCCGAAAAATCAGAAAATCGTTTTCAATAATAGTACGAGGTGATGTTTATTGAGCAAGGAAGTCAACGAAGAACGTACTCCCAGAACCGTTGCGGACGTAAAAGAAATGCTGACCAAGCACTCCAACGGCGAGATCCAGCGAACGATTCAAAATTGCATCACGATTTTGCAGAACGACCATGTGCTGGCCGATGCCATCCGGCTGAACCTGTTGAGTGAGCGCATCGACATCGTAAAGCCTGTGGGCTGGCCCCGCTCCGGCAAGACGCTGAACGACACCGACATGAAGTATATCCTGCGGAGGATGGAGAAATACGGCATTTCCAGCGAAAAGAAAATCGAATCTGCCATCCGCATTGTTGCCAATGAGAACCGCTATCATCCCATCCGGGATTACCTGAACGGCCTGCAATGGGACGGCACGGAACGGATAGCCCACGTCCTGCACCATTTTCTCGGTGCTGCGGAGGACGAGTACACTTGCGAAGCTATGAAAATTTTCCTGCTGGGAGCCATCAAGCGCGTGTTCCAGCCGGGATGCAAATTTGAAACCATGCTCTGTCTGGTGGGCGGGCAAGGTGCGGGGAAGTCCAGCTTTTTCCGACTGCTGGCGGTCAAGGACGAATGGTTCTCGGACGACCTGCGGCGGTTGGACGATGACAACGTATATCGCAAGCTGCAGGGGCACTGGATCATTGAAATGTCGGAGATGATCGCCACCGCCAATGCCAAGAGCATCGAGGAGATCAAGAGTTTTCTCAGTAAACAGAAGGAGACCTATAAAGTCCCCTACGAAACACATCCTGCCGACCGTCTGCGCCAGTGCGTCTTTGCTGGCACGACCAATCGGCAGGATTTTTGCCCCGTGACCGCACGGGTAATCGCCGCTTCATCCCCGTTCCGGTGGATGCGGAACTGGCTGAGATCCACATTTTGGACAACGAGGAGGAATCCC
Above is a genomic segment from Faecalibacterium taiwanense containing:
- a CDS encoding DEAD/DEAH box helicase family protein — encoded protein: MAGITLRTARQVVPMIYAYTTPEIARHNGWTKIGYTEQSVDKRLKQQTHTADVLFHEEWRGNAVYDDGSGEVFTDHDFHAYLRKLNVENDRKNEWFHLDGEQSRRYFQDFRMNRGRVKLDAAIPYTLRKEQAEAVAQTKAYYQSHPGGEYLWNAKPRFGKTLSVYDFCKQVDAQTVLIVTNRPAIANSWYSDYVRFLGRESGYLFVSHVDALAGQPHVLDEQGYLDAAAQGEELYKRIEFVSLQDMKGSKYFGGEYDKLRHLTELNWDVLVIDEAHEGVDTYKTDLAFDRIHRRFTLHLSGTPFKALANDKFAGDAIFNWTYADEQAVKRNWQGEPGQQNPYANLPMLNLYTYQMSEIIRDEIRQGVEIDGETQEFAFDLNEFFKVKPSGSFEHEAEVDRFLDAMTTQNKFPFSTPELRAELKHTFWLLNRVDSARALAKKLQAHPVFRDYEVILAAGDGKLDDTDENQKSFDRVKAAIAHHEKTITLSVGQLTTGVTIPEWSAVLMLSNLKSPALYMQAAFRAQNPCLFHENGTFRRKENAYVFDFDPARTLLIYERFANDLSQDTASGKGDTEERKAHIQNLLNFFPVIGEDEEGEMIPLDAEKVLSIPRKIKSKEVVRMGFQSNFLFQNISNVFSAPQEVLDILQNFQPISEAKAKPIQITPETGADLSLNDKGEVDLDEGYVIGKAADVFGAKIYESTPALDTALQDLTDAPAPAKEEHLEPLKKSITKEIITPMVEQAKQEYGRDLKLSDQKRFESTAKAKMDVAVNKVVDNYRIDQSQLETQRTQQLQSCTTAQQRQQVNREFDAKQQQSTAALMETLQSTIQQAAQEMQQTIVRTVETNQKEQEKKGYEDTVRDHLRGFSRTIPSFLMAYGDETVTLANFDQIIPDKVFQEVTSITLEQFRFLRDGGPYINQTTGQEEHFAGHLFDPVVFDDSVKEFLNLKVKLADYFDESRTEDIFDYIPPQKTNQIFTPKWVVKKMVDLLEQENPGCFDDPGKTFLDPYMKSGLYITEIVKRLYRSEKMRQIFPDDNARLEHIFAKQVYGLAPTEIIYRIAISYILGFAKDHGITAHHIRQADTLEFAKAGTMERELDKIFRD